A single region of the Indicator indicator isolate 239-I01 chromosome 3, UM_Iind_1.1, whole genome shotgun sequence genome encodes:
- the FGL2 gene encoding fibroleukin — protein sequence MQALPPISENSGGSLITYRLQAALINLFHFCILPHTASFSVKMKLLIYLVLLKTALLALTNVFAIALEDEEEAKEKKVAETCPIKLKTNRKCDEGEDCPYQINLPSMTIQLPKEFRLLEKTLKEVQTLKEAVNKLKKCCQDCKLQADDNQERDGSNEFLQPSAETPTENSKIQDNRVKELQSKVNRMATSLKNAKSQIQTLQGHVEKMNLINMNNVKHYVDNQVANLTFVVNSLDNKCSSKCPAMQPRPVIQIMQRDCADHYMAGRRSNGLYRISPDPRNASFEVYCDMQTQGGGWTVLQRRQDGSTNFNRTWNDYKNGFGNLSREFWLGNDKIHLLTKSQEMQLRIELEDFDGIREYARYEHFYVANEYLKYRLSVNGYSGTAGDALHYSRHYNHDQKFFTTPDKDNDRYPSGNCGAYYSSGWWFDACLSANLNGKYYHKKYKGVRNGIFWGTWHGISDGIPSGYRQAFKSAKIMIRPKSFVQ from the exons ATGCAAGCACTCCCACCCATTTCTGAGAATAGTGGAGGCAGTCTGATAACTTACAGGCTTCAAGCTGCCCTTATAAACTTGTTCCACTTTTGCATACTTCCTCATACTGCTAGCTTCTCTGTGAAGATGAAGCTGCTCATTTACTTAGTCCTGCTGAAGACAGCTCTCCTTGCTTTAACAAACGTCTTTGCAATTGCTTtagaagatgaagaggaagctaaagaaaaaaaagttgctgAGACTTGTCCTATAAAGCTCAAAACTAATCGGAAATGTGATGAAGGAGAGGATTGTCCCTATCAGATAAATCTGCCTTCAATGACCATCCAGTTACCTAAAGAATTCAGGCTGCTTGAGAAGACTCTCAAAGAAGTACAGACCCTTAAAGAAGCAGTAAACAAGCTGAAGAAATGCTGCCAAGACTGCAAACTGCAGGCAGATGACAACCAAGAAAGAGACGGTAGTAATGAATTCCTGCAACCCAGTGCAGAAACTCccacagaaaacagcaaaatcCAAGATAACAGAGTAAAGGAGCTGCAAAGCAAAGTTAACAGAATGGCAACCAGCTTAAAAAATGCAAAGAGCCAGATCCAGACACTGCAGGGTCATGTAGAGAAGATGAACCTCATAAATATGAACAATGTTAAACATTACGTTGACAACCAAGTTGCTAATTTGACATTTGTTGTTAACAGCCTTGATAACAAATGTTCTTCTAAATGTccagcaatgcagccaagaCCTG TTATACAAATAATGCAGAGAGACTGTGCTGATCATTACATGGCAGGCAGAAGAAGTAATGGGCTCTACAGGATTAGCCCTGACCCCAGAAATGCTAGCTTTGAGGTTTACTGTGACATGCAAACACAAGGAGGCGGCTGGACAGTACTGCAGCGGCGTCAGGATGGTAGCACTAACTTCAACAGAACCTGGAATGACTACAAAAATGGCTTTGGAAACCTCAGCAGGGAGTTTTGGCTGGGGAATGACAAAATTCATCTCCTGACAAAGAGCCAGGAAATGCAACTGAGAATTGAACTCGAAGACTTTGATGGTATCAGGGAGTACGCAAGATATGAACACTTCTATGTGGCCAATGAATACCTGAAGTACCGGCTGAGTGTTAACGGCTACAGTGGCACAGCCGGGGATGCCCTGCACTACAGCAGGCATTACAACCACGAccagaagttcttcacaacTCCAGACAAGGACAACGACAGGTATCCTTCAGGAAACTGTGGAGCATACTACAGCTCTGGCTGGTGGTTTGATGCGTGCTTGTCTGCCAACCTCAATGGCAAGTACTACCACAAGAAATACAAAGGAGTTCGCAACGGCATTTTCTGGGGTACGTGGCATGGTATTTCCGATGGTATTCCCAGTGGATACAGGCAAGCCTTTAAATCAGCAAAAATCATGATCAGACCAAAAAGCTTTGTGCAGTAA